The following proteins are encoded in a genomic region of Chryseobacterium cucumeris:
- a CDS encoding MaoC family dehydratase: MIIINNFNEYKSLEGQMLGDSDWHTISQDQINRFADATQDHQWIHTDQEKAEKEGPFQSTIAHGYLTLSLIPYLWKQIADVRNVKMEINYGIENLKFGEAVPVNSEVKLQATVKSVVNLRGTVKAIVEARLLIKDHIKPAYTGDVIFLYHFKD, from the coding sequence TGATTATTATTAATAATTTTAATGAGTATAAGTCCCTTGAAGGGCAGATGTTAGGTGATTCTGACTGGCATACAATAAGTCAGGATCAGATCAATAGATTTGCCGATGCAACACAGGATCACCAGTGGATTCATACGGATCAGGAAAAGGCAGAAAAAGAAGGCCCTTTTCAATCAACCATTGCTCACGGGTATTTAACATTATCCCTGATTCCCTATCTCTGGAAACAGATTGCAGATGTGAGAAATGTAAAAATGGAAATCAATTACGGAATAGAAAACCTTAAGTTTGGAGAAGCTGTCCCTGTAAATAGTGAAGTAAAACTGCAGGCAACCGTAAAATCTGTGGTTAACCTCAGGGGAACTGTGAAAGCAATTGTGGAGGCCAGACTCCTGATCAAAGATCACATAAAACCAGCTTATACAGGGGATGTTATTTTTCTTTATCACTTTAAGGATTGA